The Mycolicibacterium flavescens genomic interval TCGGAGGCGTTCCCCGCCTGACTCTTACGGGTGCGTTTCGGCTTGGCTCCCGGCGGTGGTGCGTTCTTCGCCTGCCGCTCCTGCGCCTCGAGCTTCTTCGCCTCTTCTTCCTTCTCGATCTTGCCGAACACATAGTGCTGCTGACCGAAGGTCCAGATGTTGTTCGCGAGCCAGTACATGATGATGGCCAGCGGCAGGAACGGCCCACCGGCGACGACGCCGAACGGGAACACGTACAGCGCCAGCTTGTTCATCAACGCCGTCTGCGGATTGGCTGCCGCTTCGGGGCTCTGCCGCGCCACCGAGGCCCGGCTGTTGAAGTACGTCGCGACGCCGGCCAGGATCATGATCGGCACACCGACGGCGATCACGGATGCCCGGTTGAATTCCTTGAACGCGTCCAGGCCGGTCGTCTGGATCATCCACCCACCGATCGGCGCGCCGAAAAGATGGGCGTCCAGAAAGTGCCCGACGTCGGTGGCGCTGAACACGTAGTTGGGCAGCGACCGGTTCGCCGCCGGGTCCAGGTGCTGGGCCCCGATCCCGTAGCCGCCGGTGCGGTTGAACGACCGCAGCACGTGGAACAGGCCGATGAACACCGGGATCTGAGCGAGCATCGGCAGGCAGCCGAGGATGGGATTGAACCCGTGTTCCTTCTGGAGCTTCTGCATCTCCAGCGCCATGCGTTGACGGTCCTTGCCGTACTTCTTCTGCAGCGCCTTGATCTGCGGCTGCAGCTCCTGCATTTGGCGCGTCGTCCGGATCTGCTTCACGAACGGCTTGTAGAGAATCGCGCGCAGGGTGAACACCAGGAACATCACCGAAAGCGCCCACGCGAAGAAGTTCGATGGACCCAGCAGGAAG includes:
- the yidC gene encoding membrane protein insertase, producing the protein MFNWFSLDIIYYPVSAIMWVWYKLFAFLLGPSNFFAWALSVMFLVFTLRAILYKPFVKQIRTTRQMQELQPQIKALQKKYGKDRQRMALEMQKLQKEHGFNPILGCLPMLAQIPVFIGLFHVLRSFNRTGGYGIGAQHLDPAANRSLPNYVFSATDVGHFLDAHLFGAPIGGWMIQTTGLDAFKEFNRASVIAVGVPIMILAGVATYFNSRASVARQSPEAAANPQTALMNKLALYVFPFGVVAGGPFLPLAIIMYWLANNIWTFGQQHYVFGKIEKEEEAKKLEAQERQAKNAPPPGAKPKRTRKSQAGNASEVSEPGSSDESESSEAASENGAAGKKPAGSSPGKAASGKAASGAANRTPRPGARPKKRKR